In Streptomyces sp. NBC_00344, the genomic window GTCCTGTGGTTCGACGAGCCGCAGCTCGGCGGGCTGCTGAGTGCGCGTGAGGACGAGGAAGGGGTCTTCGCCGTCGTCCCCCTGCGCTGGGAGGACACCGGGAACCCTGCCGCGCCCGGTGCCGCGCGGCCCCTCCCCACCAGGCCATCGGCGGTGCGCCGGGCCGAGCAGGAGCGCTCCCGCCGGGTCATCGCCTTCGAAACCGTGCGGCAGGTGCACAGCGCCACCGTGCGCGACGCTGCCGTCCGCCCCGCGCCCGGCGCACTGCGCCCGGCCGTGGCCCCGGCCGTCCCACCCGGCGGGACACGGCAGTTGCTGCCGACTGCCGCACCGATGCCGATGAGCGTACGCAGGGCGCTGCGCACGCGGCGCAGCAGCTTCGGGCGCTTCACCGGCGACCGGCCGCTGCCGGCCGGTCACCTCACTGCTGCTCTGCTGGCCGCCGTCGCGGGTACCGGGCTGACAACCGACGTCACACCGGCCGGCAGCCCCCCGCTCGCGTCCTTTTACGTCTTCGTCAACCATGTGCAGGGTGTGGCACAGGGCACGTACGCCTATGACCACGATGCCGGGGAACTGCGGCTGCTGAAGACGGGATCGCCGGGAGCCTTCCTGCAGGCCCACTACTTCCTCGACAACTACAACCTGGAACAGGCGGCGGCCGTCATCGTCCCGGCCGTCCGTACCCACGCGGTGCTCGACGCCGTGGGCGACCGGGGATACCGGCTCGTCAGCGCGGGAATCGGAGCCGCCGCGCAAGCGGTGTACACGGCAGCAGCCGCCTGCGGCACCGCCTGCGGTGTCGCGCTCGGCTTCGACAGTGTGGCCTTCGCCGACGAGCTGGGACTGACCGGCACCGGGGAGCTGCCCCTGCTGCTCATGCTCGTCGGCAACGAGCGGGGGCGCCCCGCGGACTTCCACTACGACCTCGTGCCGGCCCCGCAGGTGCGCGGCGGACAGGAGGACCGGTGAACACCTCCCTCGGGCACGCCCCCTCGCCCGATGCCGTCGCGGACCGGCGCCAGGAGTTGTCCCCGCGCTTCATGATGCGCCTGGCAGGCCTGCCGTCCGAGACGGTGCAAAGGCTGCGCAGCCCGGCCGCCCGGCAGTGGGCCGACCGGATCATCGACGAGGAGGAACGACTGCGTGAGCTCGGCGCGATGCTGAGCGACCCCCTCGCCGCGCTCGTCGCGGACGAGGACGACCAGCGCAGGCGCCGTGAGGTACTGCGCCTGCGCCGCGCGGTCTTCAACAACCGGCTGCCCCAGGACAGGGCCCTGGTGCTGCCCGCCGGGCTCGACGGTCCGTCCGAGGCCGCTCTGGCGGCCTGGCTGCGCGACAGGGAACGGCTGGGGCATCTGCACTCGCTGGGGCCGGAGCTGCTGGCAGACGCCTTCGCACGGGGACGGACGGCGCTTCGGGAGCTGGCGGCCGAGGAGCAGGTACGTCTGGCGCTGCTGCTCGCTTCGCCGACGCTGGACGGCCGGCTGGACGCGTACATCCGCGGCGACGAACCCGCCGGCGGCAAACGCGGCCGCAAGATCGAGCGCTCGCTGCTCGCCTACCTGTACCGGACGGCCTGCAAGACCAGCCCGTTCAGTACGTTCACGGGCGTCGCCGTAGGGGAGTTCCGCACGGACGCGGCACCGGGCGGCGCCATCGACGTCGCCGAGGAATGGTCGGGCCATCCGCGGCTGAACGTCGTCGTGCTGCGGCGGCTGGCCGAGGCCATAGCCGAGGACCCCCTCCGCCGCGGCGATCTGCCCGTCGCGCTCGCCTCGGGCTGGGAGGCCGACGCCGAGCGAGTCCGTTTCGTACGCCGCTCGGTGACCGCGGGCGACGACACCGCCCCGGTCAGCTTCGACGCGGCTCGTGACCGGCTGTTCTTCCTGCGCCGCAGTGGAGCGCTCGAGGGATTGCTCGAACTGTTCCGACGTTCTCCCCGGCTGCGCCACCGGGACCTGGCGGCCTGGCTGTGCACCGAGCGCGGAGCGAGCGCGGAGGATGCCGAACGCTATCTGTCGGCACTGCTGCAGCTCGGCATGGTGCAGTTCGACGGCCTGTACCCGGATGTCCACAGCCGTGATCCGCTGCGTGACTTCCAGGCGGCGCTGCGGGACATCGGCCGGCCATGGGCGGTGGAGACCGCCGCACACCTGGAGAGCGTCGCGGCCGGTGTCGAGGCGTACGCCGGAGAGCCGCTCGCACGGCGGAGGGAGCTGCTGAACGCCCTCCGCAGTGAACTACCCGCGCTCACCGAGTCCCTGGGGGCGCCGGGCACATCACTGCCGCAGACCCTCCTCTACGAGGACGCCCGGGCCTCCCGGGAGCCGGTGACCGGCGATCTGCGGACGTGGGCCGAGCTGGCCGGGGGCCCGCTGGAGTCCCTGTCCCGCATCCTGCCCGCCTTCGACGTCGCACTCGCCCAGCGGCTCACCTTCAAGGGCTTCTTCCTGGCCCGCTTCGGGCACGGAGGGCGCTGCGACGATCTGCTGAAGCTCGTCCACGACTTCCACGAGGACCTCTTCGAGCAGTATCTGCTCTTCACCTCCCAGCAAGCCCCCCACGACGCAGGCGACGGCCACCGGCCCGAGGAGAACTGGCTCGGGCTGCCCGGAATCACCGCCCTGGACCGGGCCCGCGCCGTGTTCGTCGAGCGCATGCGCGGGGCCTGGCATACGTGGACCGGTGACACCGATGAGATCCGGCTGGACGAGACGTTCATGGACGCTGTCGCCGCGGAACTCGCACCGCTGGCAACCGGCTTCGCCCCCCACAGCCACTTCCTGCAGCTCGCCGACCGCGACCAGGACCCACTGGTCGTGCTGAACGGCTCCTACGGAGGTCTGTGCTTCCCTTTCACGCGCTTCACCCACTGCTTCGACACCCCCGACGACAGGCCGGGTCTGTCACGGCAGTTGCTCAAGGATCTCCGCGGGATTCAGCCGGAAGGGGCGGTGTTCGCCGAGATCACCGCCGGGTCGGCCACCACGAATCTCAACCTGCACGGCCGGCTGACGGATTTCCAGATCCTGTGCCCCGGTGAGACCGGCTCCGCCCCGCCGGAAGGCCGCCTCCATCTGGACGACCTGTGGGTGGAACACCATGCGGCGGAGGACCGCCTCGTCGTCCGGTCCCGGCGGCTCCGAAAGGAAGTCGTCCCCCTCTATCTCGGCTATCTGGTGCCCATGGTGCTTCCCGAGATCCCGCGCACCCTGCTGCTTCTCTCCCCGACCTCCAAAATCGCCCTCGATGTGTGGACGGGAGTTCCGCAGGCCCCAGCCGTGCACGGGGTGACATCGCGGCCCCGGGTGCGCCACGGCTCCGTCGTGCTGAGCCGCCGCAGCTGGTTCGCGGAAGCGGCCGCACTGCCTCGGCGCTCTCCCGGACAGCAGGACGCCGACTGGTATCTGCACTGGCTTCGATGGCAGCGCGAACACCGCATCCCCGCACAGGTCTTCGTCACCGTGCTGCCCGGCGACGGCGCCTCCGGCGGCATCTGGGACGGCGGCTCCAAGCCGCACTACGTCGACTTCGGCAGCCCACTGTCCCTGGTCGCTCTGGAGGGCCTGATCAAGGACCGGACCGCGGGCGTCCGCCTGGAGGAGATGCTGCCGGCCGAGGACGACCTCCATGTCCGTACGGCCCGGGGCCGGCACGTCGCGGAACTCGCCGTGGAGCTGCTGCCCGCCCGGTGCACCCATCCGGTACCTGACGAGGAAGGAAACGGTGAGCGGGCATGACCTCACCCATGCGGACCGGCCCCGCCGCAGCCGGCGGAGCGCCGGAGACCGGCGAATGGCAGGCACTGCACATCTTCTACGCGGCGAGCCCGCGGCCGCTCCTGCTGGACTGCGTGCGGCCGCTCGTCGACGAACTCACCGCACAGGGACTGCTGTCGGGCCACTTCTTCATCAACTACTGGTTGCAGGGACCGCATGTGCGGCTGCGCCTGAAGCCGTCGTCGGCCGCCGTGACGGGGCAGGTCCGTGACCGGGCACACGCGGCGGTGCAAGCCTTCCTGGCTGCCCGCCCGGCACTCTACGAGGTCAAGGCGGGCTTTCTCGCGGACCTCTACAACGCCCTGTTCGAGCTCGAATACCCGCGGGAACAACGCGAGAAGCTGCTGGGGCCGGACGGCCGCATGCTGCTGCGGGACAACAACTCGGTCAGCTTCGAACCCTACGAGCCGGAGTACGGGAAGTACGGGGGCCCTGCCGGTGTCGCGCTCGCCGAGTGGCACTTCCAGCGCTCCAGCGATCTGGTCATGGAGTCCCTCCGGTCGATGAACCTCCATGTACGTACCGTGCTGCTCGGGGTCGCCGCCCAGCTGATGATGGTGATGTCCGCGTCCTTCCTCGCGGACGACGCACATCTGGCGCACTTCCTCGAGCGCTACCACGCCTTCTGGGACGGGGCGTTCGCGCAGACCGACTTCACCGCGCGCAAGGGCTACGACCGAGCCTATGACGACATGGGTGCGGAACTGGGGCGCCGGTTCGCCGGGATCCGGGCTTCGGTCGGCGGCGCGGCGGAGCGGGAGCTGCCGGACTTCCTGCGCGGCTGGGCCGCGCACTGTCGCGAACTGGCCGAACGGGTAAGGGCGCTTGCGGCGGACGGTAGCCTGGTGTTCCGCTCCTGGAGCGACGACGGTGAATTCCGGGTCACCGACCCGGCTCAGGCACTCCCGATGCTGATGTCCCCCTACATGCACATGACCAACAACAGGCTCTCGGTGACCATCCGGGACGAGGCCTTCCTGGCGTACGTCCTCGCCCGCGCCCTGCGCGAGTGCGGCGGCGGCCCTGAGGTGTCGCGGTGAGCGCGCAGGGGCTCCTCGGGCTGAGCCCGCAGCGACGGCCCGACCTGCTCGTCGGCCCCGCAGTATTACGCGGGGCGACCCGGATCCATCCCATCAAGGACCCCGTCAGCGGACGCCGTTTCGAGCTGCGGGCCAAGGAGTTCTTCGTCCTGTCGCGGCTCGACGGCCGGCGTACCCTTGCCGACATCGGTGACGCCTACGCCCAGCGGTTCGGCGTCCGCCTCGGTGACGCGCACTGGCGGCAGTTGCTGGGACTGCTCGGCGCACGGCATCTGCTCGCCGGAGGCCCGCCCCCTGCCGGCGAGGGTGTGGCGCATCCCGGTCTGCTCGTACAGCTCGGCAGGCCGACACTGCTGAACGGGCACACCCGCATGGTGGCCGATGCCGGCGCGCTCATCGAAATCCTCCACCGGCGCACCGCCTTCGCCCGGACCCCGGCGTTCCTCGGCACCGTGCTGCTCCTGACTGCCGCGATGCTGACCCATCTGAGCATGGAACTCGGCGCCCTGAGGAACGACTTCACGGAGCTCACGCACCGGCCGGTGCTTCTGCTGGCCGTCGGTGTCGTGCTCTGGGTGAGCCTGGCCTTCCACGAACTCGCGCACGGACTGGCCGGCCGTGCCTTCGGCGGCACGGTCTCGGAGATCGGCCTGCGCTGGCGGCTGCCGGTGACCTACCTCTACTGCCTCGTGCAGGACGTACCGTTCTTCGCCCGGCGCCGTCACCAGGTCGCGACCGTCGCCGCGGGACCCCTGATGAACCTGGTCTTCCTGCTTCCCTTCTGGCCCTTGTGGGCCTGGCTCCCCCGGCAGGACACCGCCCGTCACGCGCTGGGCGGGCTGCTCCTGCTCGGTGTCGCGATCGCCGCCGGCAACCTCGTCCCGCTGCCGCCACTCGACGGCTACAAGCTGCTCGGCTACGCCGTCGGTGTCAGCGGACTGGCCACCGGCAGCCGGACGTTCCTGCGACGGGCCACCGCCGGCGTGATCGGCCGCGGCGAAGGCGCGGGAGCCTACCCCCGGCGGGCTCGGCTCCTCTATGGCGGATACGGACTGCTCTCCCTCACCCTGACGGCCGGCGCATCCGCCGTCGTTCTCACCGCCGTGAGCCGTCAACTGGCCGAACGGTACGGCACCGTGACGGGCGCGGCGCCGGCGGTCCTTCTGGTGGCCGCCCTGGTGCTGTGGCGGCTGGGCCTGGCCGCGCGGGCCAGGCGAACCCCCGACACCGCGGGAGACGGCGAAGCAGACACGGCGCGGGCCGCCCCGCCATCCGGTGCGGAGTCCGTACCAGCCGCCCCCACGGCGCACAATCCGGCCGGCGACGACCAACACTCAGCAAGGGAACCCGAGATGACGTCAGTGGACACGGCCCCCGAGGCCGTGGTGATCGACGACGTGCACAAACGCTACGGGCCGGTCTTGGCCGTAGCCGGAGTGTCGCTCACTGTTCGCCGAGGTGAGTTCTTCGGCATCATCGGGCCGAACGGTGCCGGCAAGACGACCCTGATCGAGATGGTCGAGGGACTGCGGCGGGCCGACAGCGGGACCGTCGCCGTACTCGGCGCCGCGCCCTGGCCCCGCAACACCGCTCTGCTGCGGAGGCTGGGAGTCCAGACGCAGACCTCGGCGTTCTTCACCCGGCTGACCGCCCTCGAACACCTGCGGACCGTCGCCGCCCTGTACGGCCTGGGGCACGGAGCAGCGGACCGCGCGCTGGACCTGGTCGGTCTGTCGCAGCGTCCCGACGTCCGCGTCGACAACCTCTCCGGGGGCCAGCGCCAGCGGCTGGCCATCGCCACGGCGCTGGTCCACGACCCCGAACTGATCCTGCTGGACGAGCCCACCGCGGCCCTCGACCCCGAGGCCCGGCGCTCCCTGTGGGGCGTGCTGCGGAACCTCAAGAGCGAGGGACGCACCATTGTCCACACCACGCACCACCTGGACGAGGCCGAGGCTCTCTGCGACCGCGTCATGATCATGGCGCAGGGGAGGGCCGTAGCACTGGACACCCCCGCCAACCTGGTCCGGGCCCTCAAGGCGCCCACCCGCGTGCTGGTGCCGGCCGACCGGATCAGCGTGGAACACGCCCGTGCCATCGAGGGCGTGGACCACGCCGAGGTGGCCAATGGCGAGGTCGTCATGGAG contains:
- a CDS encoding nitroreductase family protein; the encoded protein is MGDTHDYATAVMRRGRVAMEPADFVPDWADRPRKEKYYPGAEQFPLPDGGFPDDAAVARGLSGPHGDASFSLPLLGGMLRDSYGLVGRRLAVQANTDLGTLPMYTQANWSRGTASGGGLYPVAVHWVSGAAGPMTPGVYHYSPSHHAVRRLLTGDVSGQVRAAVGDPGLHRDTDQFLVLSVKFWQNAFKYNSFAYHVVTMDVGALLQTWRMWAQARGLRLDPVLWFDEPQLGGLLSAREDEEGVFAVVPLRWEDTGNPAAPGAARPLPTRPSAVRRAEQERSRRVIAFETVRQVHSATVRDAAVRPAPGALRPAVAPAVPPGGTRQLLPTAAPMPMSVRRALRTRRSSFGRFTGDRPLPAGHLTAALLAAVAGTGLTTDVTPAGSPPLASFYVFVNHVQGVAQGTYAYDHDAGELRLLKTGSPGAFLQAHYFLDNYNLEQAAAVIVPAVRTHAVLDAVGDRGYRLVSAGIGAAAQAVYTAAAACGTACGVALGFDSVAFADELGLTGTGELPLLLMLVGNERGRPADFHYDLVPAPQVRGGQEDR
- a CDS encoding lantibiotic dehydratase; amino-acid sequence: MMRLAGLPSETVQRLRSPAARQWADRIIDEEERLRELGAMLSDPLAALVADEDDQRRRREVLRLRRAVFNNRLPQDRALVLPAGLDGPSEAALAAWLRDRERLGHLHSLGPELLADAFARGRTALRELAAEEQVRLALLLASPTLDGRLDAYIRGDEPAGGKRGRKIERSLLAYLYRTACKTSPFSTFTGVAVGEFRTDAAPGGAIDVAEEWSGHPRLNVVVLRRLAEAIAEDPLRRGDLPVALASGWEADAERVRFVRRSVTAGDDTAPVSFDAARDRLFFLRRSGALEGLLELFRRSPRLRHRDLAAWLCTERGASAEDAERYLSALLQLGMVQFDGLYPDVHSRDPLRDFQAALRDIGRPWAVETAAHLESVAAGVEAYAGEPLARRRELLNALRSELPALTESLGAPGTSLPQTLLYEDARASREPVTGDLRTWAELAGGPLESLSRILPAFDVALAQRLTFKGFFLARFGHGGRCDDLLKLVHDFHEDLFEQYLLFTSQQAPHDAGDGHRPEENWLGLPGITALDRARAVFVERMRGAWHTWTGDTDEIRLDETFMDAVAAELAPLATGFAPHSHFLQLADRDQDPLVVLNGSYGGLCFPFTRFTHCFDTPDDRPGLSRQLLKDLRGIQPEGAVFAEITAGSATTNLNLHGRLTDFQILCPGETGSAPPEGRLHLDDLWVEHHAAEDRLVVRSRRLRKEVVPLYLGYLVPMVLPEIPRTLLLLSPTSKIALDVWTGVPQAPAVHGVTSRPRVRHGSVVLSRRSWFAEAAALPRRSPGQQDADWYLHWLRWQREHRIPAQVFVTVLPGDGASGGIWDGGSKPHYVDFGSPLSLVALEGLIKDRTAGVRLEEMLPAEDDLHVRTARGRHVAELAVELLPARCTHPVPDEEGNGERA
- a CDS encoding lantibiotic dehydratase C-terminal domain-containing protein, producing the protein MTSPMRTGPAAAGGAPETGEWQALHIFYAASPRPLLLDCVRPLVDELTAQGLLSGHFFINYWLQGPHVRLRLKPSSAAVTGQVRDRAHAAVQAFLAARPALYEVKAGFLADLYNALFELEYPREQREKLLGPDGRMLLRDNNSVSFEPYEPEYGKYGGPAGVALAEWHFQRSSDLVMESLRSMNLHVRTVLLGVAAQLMMVMSASFLADDAHLAHFLERYHAFWDGAFAQTDFTARKGYDRAYDDMGAELGRRFAGIRASVGGAAERELPDFLRGWAAHCRELAERVRALAADGSLVFRSWSDDGEFRVTDPAQALPMLMSPYMHMTNNRLSVTIRDEAFLAYVLARALRECGGGPEVSR
- a CDS encoding ABC transporter ATP-binding protein, with translation MTSVDTAPEAVVIDDVHKRYGPVLAVAGVSLTVRRGEFFGIIGPNGAGKTTLIEMVEGLRRADSGTVAVLGAAPWPRNTALLRRLGVQTQTSAFFTRLTALEHLRTVAALYGLGHGAADRALDLVGLSQRPDVRVDNLSGGQRQRLAIATALVHDPELILLDEPTAALDPEARRSLWGVLRNLKSEGRTIVHTTHHLDEAEALCDRVMIMAQGRAVALDTPANLVRALKAPTRVLVPADRISVEHARAIEGVDHAEVANGEVVMETRVAGQVIVAVNGIAGPDAVQTRTATLEDAYLALTGSEH